The nucleotide sequence CGTACAACGACCCAAAAGAACAATCCGATAACGAACATAACCAATGAAGCCACTTGAAACCCATAACGATATCCGATTGCTTCAGTCGCTGCATAATGAATAATGAACCCGAATACGAGAGGAGCAATCATACTCCCTGTATTTGCGAGAGCAATATACATCCCTTGTGCTTTTCCGATGTTTTGGGCAGAAAAAAGTTCTATCAATACGGCGGGTCCAATTGAGAGAACGAGCATTCCTAAACCTGGAGCAAGGGTCAAGAACAGTATCGAGAGAGCACTCGAATTCACTACACTTCCAAGAAATATACAAAGTGCGGACAGCACCATCGACAAACCTGCAAGATTTACTCGTGCTTTACGAATATCTCTTGTCTTGCGATATAGCCTGTCTGATAGCATGGCAAATCCAATTTGACTAATAGCAGCGAAAAGAAAAGGTAGAGCCACGGCAAGTTTTAATAATTGACTATCAAAATGTTGAATTTTGGTAAAGTATACTGGATACCAAATCACTTGAATGGCCACTAAAAAATATGCACAAGCTCCACTCAAAGCGACAAAGACAAAATTTTTAGAAAATAGATGCGGGAGAAATTGGCGCCAAGAAAGTTTAGCGAGGTTTGATGAATGCTGCTCCTCTTGATCAAATGAAGGCAAACCAATTTCTTGTGGACTTTCTTTACCAAAAAACTGCCAAAAAACTACCCAAATCAGTCCTACGATACCCATGGCTATAAAAGCAGATCTCCATCCATATTGATCTGTCAAGGAGATTAATAGTGGAGAAGCAATCGCAGGTCCAATCATTGTTCCAAACAGAATAGCGGCATAGCCGATCCCATGTTTTTCTTTCGGGAACC is from Brevibacillus brevis and encodes:
- a CDS encoding MFS transporter, yielding MINQVDKIIIGLVSVPVMNELHLSPSQWGLVGSSFYLFFTLTSILLGGMADSKNTKKMFIWLSMIWLTVQFATPFVSSLSLLVLTRIILGAGEGPAAAVATAMLGKWFPKEKHGIGYAAILFGTMIGPAIASPLLISLTDQYGWRSAFIAMGIVGLIWVVFWQFFGKESPQEIGLPSFDQEEQHSSNLAKLSWRQFLPHLFSKNFVFVALSGACAYFLVAIQVIWYPVYFTKIQHFDSQLLKLAVALPFLFAAISQIGFAMLSDRLYRKTRDIRKARVNLAGLSMVLSALCIFLGSVVNSSALSILFLTLAPGLGMLVLSIGPAVLIELFSAQNIGKAQGMYIALANTGSMIAPLVFGFIIHYAATEAIGYRYGFQVASLVMFVIGLFFWVVVRPANQSHTPIKADKKVSI